In one Streptomyces sp. NBC_01288 genomic region, the following are encoded:
- a CDS encoding lipid-transfer protein, translating into MKAYVAGVGMTRFEKPETREWQYWDMAREAGNAALADAGISYADVEQVPVGYCFQPSTAGQRAAYELGLTGIPVYNVNNNCATGSTALMLARQLVEGGAADCVLALGFEKMKRGALGGGADSGDFSTSPVARHYGVMAARHGFEMTPPTAQIFGDAAREHMEKYGTTEAQLAAVAAKNHRHSAHNPYAQFQDVYDVDDILAARVVHHPLTKLQCSPTSDGAAAAVVVSERFVEQRELGTGTGTGTGAGSGSLVEIVAQAMTTDTEDSFASGSCIDVVGQPMSRAAARQVYERSGLGIEDVDVVELHDCFSINELLTYEALGMCEPGESGKLVKSGGTTYGGRWVVNPSGGLISKGHPLGATGIAQVAELVWQLRGTAGERQVPGAEVGLAHNIGLGGAAVVTLLRAV; encoded by the coding sequence ATGAAGGCCTATGTCGCAGGCGTCGGGATGACGAGGTTCGAGAAGCCCGAGACCCGGGAGTGGCAGTACTGGGACATGGCCCGCGAGGCCGGGAACGCCGCCCTCGCGGACGCCGGGATCTCCTACGCCGACGTAGAACAGGTTCCCGTCGGCTACTGCTTCCAGCCCTCGACCGCCGGCCAGCGCGCCGCCTATGAACTAGGTCTCACCGGCATCCCCGTCTACAACGTCAACAACAACTGCGCCACCGGCTCGACCGCCCTGATGCTGGCCCGGCAGCTGGTGGAGGGCGGGGCGGCCGACTGCGTGCTGGCCCTCGGCTTCGAGAAGATGAAGCGGGGCGCGTTGGGCGGGGGAGCGGACAGTGGGGACTTTTCCACGTCCCCCGTCGCCCGGCACTACGGCGTCATGGCCGCCCGGCACGGCTTCGAGATGACCCCGCCCACCGCCCAGATCTTCGGCGACGCGGCCCGCGAACACATGGAGAAGTACGGCACCACCGAGGCCCAGCTCGCCGCCGTCGCCGCCAAGAACCACCGGCACTCCGCACACAACCCGTACGCCCAGTTCCAGGACGTGTACGACGTCGACGACATCCTCGCGGCGAGGGTCGTCCACCACCCGCTCACGAAACTCCAGTGCTCCCCGACCTCGGACGGCGCGGCGGCGGCGGTCGTGGTCTCCGAACGCTTCGTGGAGCAGCGGGAGTTGGGCACCGGCACGGGTACGGGCACGGGTGCGGGCTCCGGCTCGCTCGTCGAGATCGTCGCCCAGGCGATGACCACCGACACCGAGGACTCCTTCGCGTCCGGCTCGTGCATCGACGTCGTCGGACAGCCCATGTCCCGGGCCGCCGCCCGCCAGGTCTACGAACGGTCCGGACTCGGCATCGAGGACGTGGACGTCGTAGAACTCCACGACTGCTTCTCGATCAACGAACTCCTGACGTACGAGGCGCTCGGCATGTGCGAGCCGGGGGAGTCGGGGAAGCTCGTCAAGTCCGGGGGGACGACCTACGGCGGGCGCTGGGTCGTGAACCCGTCCGGCGGGCTGATCTCCAAGGGGCATCCGCTGGGGGCCACCGGGATCGCCCAAGTCGCCGAGCTGGTGTGGCAGTTGAGGGGGACGGCGGGGGAGCGGCAGGTGCCGGGGGCCGAGGTGGGGCTCGCGCACAACATCGGGTTGGGCGGGGCGGCCGTGGTGACCTTGCTGCGGGCGGTGTAG